In Parasteatoda tepidariorum isolate YZ-2023 chromosome 2, CAS_Ptep_4.0, whole genome shotgun sequence, one DNA window encodes the following:
- the LOC107443176 gene encoding uncharacterized protein, protein MKLLRFLSTFLFCLGITQSSPTPPTPPVPQETFWKVSDGLETCIKANLKIRFEIPSNNGSRYLVLSPTADSNKSSCDGLNVLWLHSDNEFDFIITFERQSGRTYAKNVTLQLLSTNETGFFFNDLRLFSYSNYEYGYYMCKSLVSVSLGKATMEIFDMAIQAYGITDEYSIWAGDRCLPDKWSYTGAVIIGIGLFAVGFAIGKLVTKSCINFFNRQKSYDPL, encoded by the exons GTATTACGCAATCGTCACCAACACCACCAACTCCTCCTGTACCACAGGAAACATTTTGGAAAGTTTCTGATGGACTTGAAACTTGcataaaagctaatttaaaaataagatttgagATACCATCCAAC aatggatCTAGATATCTAGTTTTATCACCAACAGCTGATTCTAACAAAAGTAGTTGTGATGGTTTAAATGTTCTTTGGCTCCATAGTGATAATGAATTTGACTTCATTATCACATTTGAAAGGCAGTCCGGAAGAACGTATGCCAAAAATGTGACTTTGCAGCTTCTTTCGACTAATGAAACtg gatttttctttaatgactTAAGGCTATTTTCATATTCAAACTATGAATACGGTTACTATATGTGCAAGAGTTTAGTTTCTGTTTCTTTGGGGAAGGCAACTATGGAAATTTTTGACATGGCCATTCAAGCTTATGGTATAACGGACGAGTATTCTATTTGGG CTGGTGACAGATGTCTTCCTGACAAATGGTCTTACACAGGCGCAGTGATCATTGGAATCGGACTTTTTGCAGTTGGTTTTGCAATTGGAAAACTGGTCACCAAATCAtgcattaacttttttaatcgTCAAAAATCTTATGATCCATTGTAA